The DNA segment TGATAACCTTTTCTGTCGTCGCTGTATGGTAAGTGCTCCTAGACTATTTCTTAtctgtattattttttgaaaagaatcgTTAGCATTGCAGTATCTGATATAATCCTTTGATTGCTTGTACGCTTATCTGTTTGCATCTATACAACAGCTATTTGACTGCCGGCTGCATGGCTGTTCTCAAGCTTTAAGTTATCCCGTAAGAAGCAGTTGTTTAAGTtctgatgaaatattttgtttttattcattCATTTGACCAGAGGCTTTTCTTGACAGACCGAAAAGCAGTCATACTGGTCTGAACATGAAGAAGACCGGATACCTTGCAGTTCTCAGTGTTACCTTCAGGTATGgatctttttcctctcttgcAATGTTGGATGACATGATTTTCAGTCCTCTTGCTTTGTTTCTAGTTGGCCCGTTTGTGGGTGTCAGTTTGTGTTCTTTGGGTGATGCGTGTCAGTGTTGTTGAGGATATTGGATGGTGTTCACTTTTATAATCGAGTTAACATTGCAGCTTCCTAGTTACAATCAGTTCCTTCTTGTAAATGATTAGCATATTACTAGACGGGTAGTTTGATAATAGTAATCAGAAAAGGGAGGAGTTCATTTATGGGATGCATCTTTTCTGCTTAATATACAATTTAATCCAAGTGCTTTTATattattgagacgaaaatgtcACTTTTGAATGATGCTCCATCCCTTCTAAATCATTTTTGCTCATTTAGAGTTGAGTTTATGATCAAACtaattagaaaaaatagatcACATAGAAACTGTTTTAAGAAACTGTGATAAATGATAGTGCACAATGTAACTCAAGAAACGCAGGTGAAACAAACTGCTTCATttcattctcttctttttttattttaaattagaggccttttttatataatcactaCCTTCCGTCCATGTTTACATGAGGCTTTCTCCACTCTTGCATGGGAAAAGTGTGAAATTGATCAGATTCTTGCAGTTAAGAGCTGTCAAAGACATGCCAGAAAGTTCAACTATCGATGATTTTCAGAGGATGGAGCATACAAATTCAGAAGAGAGGGTTGGGACTCCTGTTAATGCTGAAGAGCGAGGTTCTCATGATAATGCAAACGTTATACAAGATGAAGGATGCATTTTTGGAAAAAGTACACCTGTTATTTCAGAAGCTGTTTGTAGTTCAGAAGTTGCTGCCACAATTTCAGATGTGAATGTTACAGCAATAGACAACCAAAGGATGGGGAAGCGCAATTTCATGAAGAACACAGACACGGCACTACATGACGCAACATTGGTTTCTGATGATTTCCAGGGTTCCAGTAAGAAACAGAAGATGTTTTCAGCTCCGGAGGTGGTAACTATAACTAGTGAAGCTCCACCAGCTCAGAATCGCACTTCAAGTGACAATGGTGAAAGTCAAACGATGCCCAAAGGCTCTCCAAAGGAACCTGCTGAACATACCTTAAGTGAATTTGTTAGTTCTTTTAGTGCTTCCAGTGATAGGTCTGAGGACGATGCcagagatgaaataaaagacaccAGAAAAGTGCCTGAACTGAACCAATCATCCAATTCCGTAGGAAGAAGTGCTGAAGGGTTAGGTAGCTCTGAATGGAAACCAATTGAGAAAGAACTGTATTTAAAGGGTATAGAGATGTTTGGAAGAAACAGGTATGGAGCCTTTTGCTTTGCATGCTTTTTTACAACATCTTACgtgaacaataaaataaaataaggaacttaatagtttctttctttcattgagTGACTGCTATTTGACTCACTCTAAGAAAAATGCAGTGTCATAGAGAGGAACTCAGGGATAGCATCCAATTTAGTTTTGGAAGGGTGCTTATATATTGTTTAATATCTCCAGTTTCTTTGTATCAATATGAACTGAGTCTCTCACTGTTACTTTTGGTTACTTAGAATAACTTGTTTGTTTATGTCTTTTAATTACTGAATATGCCCCTTTTAGTTTTCTAGAAGCAATGGCGCGTTAATGGACCACAGTGTTTTTGTGGTGACTTATCAGGGTTATGTTAGTTTGTGTCAAGTGCAGTTGATGCTCTATTTCATACTTGGGTGATATCTCAGCCACTTGTGGAGCATGTGAAACATtaacatatttaacaaaatCATTGTGACCCACACTTCATGTGGTTGATAGACAGGGAATGGCCTGAAAAATGAGAAACAAATAAGTGGCTTTGTTTAAATCCATCAGAGCCGGATACTCTAGCCTGATTTGTCTATTATTTTTTCCCTGCTTTTGTTGGGGGTGGGGGGGTTGGCACGGTGTTGGGGTACTTGCAACAGAGGTTTGGTTTTCTTTTGACAGATGTCTGACTTAATAAATTGAATGTAGATTTTCTTGTGCATGTTTTTATCCTTCTTATTTTCAAGGTGGGATTCAGGTATCTTTGTTTATCGGTTTGCACTTAATGTAGGGCTCATGCTTTGCAGCTGTCTCATAGCCAGGAACTTGCTTTCTGGTCTAAAGACATGCATGGAGGTATCCTGTTACATGCATGAAGGGGGAGCTTTGACGCCGAACAGATCTATTGTTCCACCAAGTTCATCAATGGAAGACAATGGGAAAGCTGATATGGAATATACTGTAAGTATtccaagttatttttcttgcttgttattttccttttgattttttttatagctaCTGAAGAAGGCTTTGTAACTCCGGTGAGATTCAAAACTAGGTTGTGGAATTGCTGCCTTACTAGCTGAGCAATGGGGATATTCTTCTCTCTTCCTATCAAGcttattttgatgatattttttcatTGACTGAAGAAGAAATGAGGGATAGGATGGATGGAAATAGTTTGTTAGTATATGCTCAACATTCTTAAATTTCTTAAACACAAAGTGTGTTCACTATCCACAACTGCAAGCACACATGTATCAAGGTTCAACCATTTGGATTTTACAATTTGGTCAAATGAATTGTGTCTGCAAATGTAGTCTTCTTCCTTCACTTAAAGGTTGTACAACTTTTTTTGGTAAAGCTCAAAGGAGCTCCATGTGCTTTGTCTCACTCAAGATATCTGTAGTGACAGTATCCAGCTTCAGTGTTATGGGTTTACTGACTGTAATCTGGTCTATCCAAGTTTAGTGGATGAACCATTTGGAATAACATGACACCTGTAAAGTATAGTGGGTAAAGATGATTGAACTAAGGATGGCTGCAAGTTATCTTTTGGCTTCTGAATTTAATTATCCACTTGCCTTTTAACCTGTTATTGTCAATAAGCCTTTATTTGCAACATATAGAGCCTTGATTAATTTGATTGCATTATTTTCTTAGGACCATGAGATGCAAGTGAGATCACGGCTGCTACGTAGAAGGGGCAAAACGCGGAAGTTTAAATATTCTTGGAAATCTGCTGGCCACCCATCAATTTGGAAAAGAATCGCCGATGGGAAAAACCAGTCTTGTAAGCAATATACCCCATGTGGATGCCAGTCTATGTGTGGAAAGCAATGCCCTTGTCTACATAATGGAACTTGCTGCGAAAAATATTGTGGGTATGCtcaagtttttatatatttagctGTTCAAGTTGTGACTATGTTGCATTTTCATCATGGTTAATGAATATTCCAGGTTAAATCTAAGCTATGTGATGCATAGAAGGTGCCAAAAAATAAATTGCCTTTTGGTATAGTCACTAGATTTTCTTCCAAATAAATTAGAAAGCATGAGCAGCACAGCAGACTAGACCATGTATTAGTTATAAGGAACCACCCAAATGTGCACAAGACGCATGGACATGCATATATTTCCAAGAGAAATCACTTGATGATTCCAAATAACTGTATCAAACAGATCGGTGTAGACCTTAGACCAAACAAATTTCTAATATGCCTTGAAGTGGTATGGTGTAGcagaagcaaaaaaattaacCATTGAATTCAAAACTCAAGTTTGAGAAGACTAGAACTcaaaaaattatctagaataATTTGTTCTCATAACTCACAAATTCCAATACATAGAAACTTTTAAGGCTTACAAAAAGGATATTTACCAGAAAGGGAAATGCTGCCCCTGCATCCTGAGGCAGAACTCCTGATTCAGGAGATTGACTCAAGCCCTTGAATGTTGAGATTGGGTTTTTAGTCTAACATTAGGACTACTTCTAATCAATCCTAGAATCAAGGCAGAATATGATGGTGCTGAGAGTTGACTGGAATTGACAAATTATAATTAAGATAGCAAATCAAATATTGTTGTTAAATGATATAATTAAGGGTTAAAAATCAATTATTGGGACTTTTTCTTCATCAACAATCCTTAAATAGAGAAATTGTGATTTTGACTTTTGGTGGTCCAATTGGTCTAAATAACTCTTCAGCATTCTATCCTACAGTCCAgataaaatagatttttcatGCCCGGTTTAATTTTTTCAGGTATATCCTTCAGAAATTTTCATTCTGTGCTTATTAGAGATTCTGTTGcattcaatttcaaataaaGCTGATATGCGAATCATttgcttggatttttttttctgttgaCGAAAAGTTTTTCCAGTTGCATATATGAACctgaaaaatgaaatgagatagaacTTTCAAATGTTTCAGATGCTCAAAGAGCTGTAAAAATCGGTTCAGGGGATGCCATTGTGCAAAGAGTCAATGCAGAAGTCGGCAGTGCCCATGCTTTGCTGCTGGACGTGAATGTGACCCAGACGTTTGCCGAAATTGCTGGGTTAGGTAATGGGtttcaaatatttgatattaataCTTCACTGGTGTTGGATAAacctctttttatttatttatctttcacTTATCTATACACGAGCTTCTCCTTAAATATTGTGAAATTGTTTTATACGTCTGTTAAAGCTGTTTTTgaagtttattttgtttttcaccTTTCAgagtatatcttttttttttataggtaaaagagaTTTATTCAAAGTAACCTTTCAGAGTATATCTTAATCATGTATCCTTTTCATTTATGTAATTcctagttttctttttccttcttttggtGTCTGTTAACTAATATAAGAGGGTTGGCTTGCTTTACAGTTTTTGCTGCATCTGTATCAGTTGTGGTTACGATaaggctctttttttttttctttttttttctctttcttttttttatttttatttttatttttttaagatggcTTTGATTTTGGCAATTTTTGTTTACATCAATCTAGGTTTTATACTCAATTATTTCTGGTTATCTGTGCATGTGTTGCTAAATTGTAGTCTCATTATATGTAGTTCCTTTTATCTTTAATAATACTTGCTTAATGCAGTTGTGGAGATGGTTCGTTAGGTGAACCGCCCCGACGAGGAGATGGCCAATGTGGAAACATGAGGCTCCTTCTAAGGCAACAGCAGAGAGTGAGCAACTCCTAGTGTTTAGGACCAAATTGATAGTCTGTCCATTAAAAGGATCAAGTCAATGTGACATACCATAACCtttgatttttctcttcttaaCTTCAGATTCTCTTGGCAAAGTCTGATATTGCTGGATGGGGAGCCTTCTTGAAGGTTTGAAGACAATTCTTTCTTTTGTCCCCTGATAGTTTTTAGTCTAGTCTCTTCACTGAATTGGTTGATGTGATTGCAGAAACCTGTGAACAAAAATGACTATCTTGGGGAGTATACCGGTGAATTGATCTCCCATAGAGAAGCAGATAAGAGGGGGAAAATTTATGATCGTGCAAATTCATCTTTCCTCTTTGACTTAAACGATCAGGTAAGTGACCTACATTGTTTAGTATCTTCATGTCGGATCTGCCTTATTACTAGTTAAAGGTCACCAGCCTTTATGCATTTAATCAACAAGTTGGAAGCCTTATGTTCAATATCTTTTTTAACAGGATCACTTTAACCAAAATGTTTTGACGCAGACTTTTAGTTTAATATCTTCATTTCATTATGctttttttactattaatatatGAGATAGACATGTACGAAGGGTAAATATAAAGGTTGAGGAGGAATTTTCTGGGCAAGTAAAATGGAAgcttgtttgtttttatatgtTCTCCTTATATCAGCTTACTTGAGATTACCTGGTTTGGTTTTACAAACCTctcaaactatcttatctcaacatccaaacaccattcaatcacaaacatttttaattacaaattttcaaatttttcatctaattattatcttatcattataaatttctcaaacttccaaacaaaacataaaaaataattctacttttcaaatcccaaaacaaaataatatgaaaaaaaaaatatattctaactctcttttaattttataatttttttattcaactttttttctctcatttctcaaaatcccataaaaatcttaactcaatttatttcactactattaagaaattatctcactactattaacagatttctcatctcatctaatctatgTAACCAAATGAGGCATAAAAATGTGGAGGAAAATATCCATTTTGAGAAAAGATGAAAgtttgtggaaaaaaaaaaaaaaaaaaacctataagGTGATTATAGTGCTGTGCCTGAGGATGCCCCTTATACAACAAACAACTAGCTTTGAATGAAAATTGAAGTGCTGCTTCCTTACagctttatcattttccttttagctTCTTCATTCTCCAATTCCTGCCTTCTCTATTTGCTTTGCTTGGCGTCTTATTCATACTTGCCATGCATAATTGCATAGCCACGTCCAAAACACTGTTACTTCAACATCTTGGTATACGTCATCTGAAATCTGAAAGCATCTAGCTCTTTATTTACAGTTTGTCCTTGATGCTTACCGCAAAGGAGACAAGCTGAAATTTGCAAACCACTCATCAAACCCTAATTGCTATGCAAAGGTATGCGGCTTTCTATTAACGACCCCTGTTGTATTAGTCAATACTCGTTGAGCTAATACATTGGCATGTATAGGTAATGCTAGTCGCAGGAGATCATCGAGTAGGCATTTTTGCCAAGGAACGGATTGAAGCTAGTGAGGAGCTCTTCTATGATTATCGATATGGACCAGATCAAGCACCTGCATGGGCTCGAAAGCCTGAAAGTTCTAAGAGAGATGATTCATTGTTTTCTCAAGGCAGAGCAAAGAAACACCAATCTCATTAGCCATTGGTCCAGTGCGGGATGTAAATACCAGTCCATTTTTCTGGTTACCCACAGGTTCTTCTTGAGAAGAGTTTTCAGAAGCTATGGCAGCAGCATTTCAACTCGTGAATGTGCTCGATGTTGCTTCTATTCATCATAAAGCTCGAGCAATAACATTCTATAGTAATTACACATAATAataccaacaacaacaacaacgacAATAAGATTCTATAGCAATGAGGTCAAACATTGTTACTGTATGGGAAATAAACAAGAAATCCTTCTAGCTTTTCAGCATAATAGGCAATATGTAGAGACTTAAGACAATGCTGTCGGAGGCATACTTGACTGTTCATTTATGGatgtaaattttctttttaagatgAAGTTAATGTCATACAGTTATATATATTCAGATACGAATTAAGTATCAAAATTGTGGGACCTATTTTGGAGCTGTAGCCCCTGTTTATGAGCTTGATATGCCAGAATGTGAAGAGGATCGGTTAGTTAAGTCAATAAACGTTTCTTTGTAAACGTTTCTTTGTTCAAATAACATGAATCTCAATGAGAGAAGGGTGGTCATTTCCTTAAAACCGCTTCACCGCACTCCTTCGCTCTAAGAATAACTTCTCGGATACGCATCCGATAAGCTAGTTGGTGTGGGCAATGGGTGGCTGAAAAATGTAATCTGCAAGCTTGCCGCAAAAATCAAACGGCCAACAGAGGTTGTAAGAAAACACCGAGTATAGAAACAAGACGAGTTTACTATGGATTAGATTggagaagaaaatacaaaatctcATTCCATGTATCAGGGACACCAGGAAGACACCAATGACTACAATCTTGAATGTTTGAAGAAGAGCGCTTTCCTGATTTTCCTCCATATCTTGAT comes from the Carya illinoinensis cultivar Pawnee chromosome 8, C.illinoinensisPawnee_v1, whole genome shotgun sequence genome and includes:
- the LOC122318333 gene encoding histone-lysine N-methyltransferase EZA1-like isoform X1; translation: MVSKVSDSATKLKKPSGEHSSEALGALSYNINQLKKQIEAERIVSIKEKLVKNGMKLERHVSQVILVASKTEVSLTENGVGKMLSSRMERPFCKFNGSAQGFGDKDYINVHEVVLSTNIKLPPVERLPPYTTWIFLDRNQRMAEDQSVVGRRRIYYDQHGGEALVCSDSEDDITEREEEKHEFSEGEDRILWMAFQEHGLGEEVLNTLSQIIGGTTLEIQERYNTLKEKHHEKLDLNSNTSEEFGPDVGLSLDKSLSAALDSFDNLFCRRCMLFDCRLHGCSQALSYPTEKQSYWSEHEEDRIPCSSQCYLQLRAVKDMPESSTIDDFQRMEHTNSEERVGTPVNAEERGSHDNANVIQDEGCIFGKSTPVISEAVCSSEVAATISDVNVTAIDNQRMGKRNFMKNTDTALHDATLVSDDFQGSSKKQKMFSAPEVVTITSEAPPAQNRTSSDNGESQTMPKGSPKEPAEHTLSEFVSSFSASSDRSEDDARDEIKDTRKVPELNQSSNSVGRSAEGLGSSEWKPIEKELYLKGIEMFGRNSCLIARNLLSGLKTCMEVSCYMHEGGALTPNRSIVPPSSSMEDNGKADMEYTDHEMQVRSRLLRRRGKTRKFKYSWKSAGHPSIWKRIADGKNQSCKQYTPCGCQSMCGKQCPCLHNGTCCEKYCGCSKSCKNRFRGCHCAKSQCRSRQCPCFAAGRECDPDVCRNCWVSCGDGSLGEPPRRGDGQCGNMRLLLRQQQRILLAKSDIAGWGAFLKKPVNKNDYLGEYTGELISHREADKRGKIYDRANSSFLFDLNDQFVLDAYRKGDKLKFANHSSNPNCYAKVMLVAGDHRVGIFAKERIEASEELFYDYRYGPDQAPAWARKPESSKRDDSLFSQGRAKKHQSH
- the LOC122318333 gene encoding histone-lysine N-methyltransferase EZA1-like isoform X2 translates to MVSKKPSGEHSSEALGALSYNINQLKKQIEAERIVSIKEKLVKNGMKLERHVSQVILVASKTEVSLTENGVGKMLSSRMERPFCKFNGSAQGFGDKDYINVHEVVLSTNIKLPPVERLPPYTTWIFLDRNQRMAEDQSVVGRRRIYYDQHGGEALVCSDSEDDITEREEEKHEFSEGEDRILWMAFQEHGLGEEVLNTLSQIIGGTTLEIQERYNTLKEKHHEKLDLNSNTSEEFGPDVGLSLDKSLSAALDSFDNLFCRRCMLFDCRLHGCSQALSYPTEKQSYWSEHEEDRIPCSSQCYLQLRAVKDMPESSTIDDFQRMEHTNSEERVGTPVNAEERGSHDNANVIQDEGCIFGKSTPVISEAVCSSEVAATISDVNVTAIDNQRMGKRNFMKNTDTALHDATLVSDDFQGSSKKQKMFSAPEVVTITSEAPPAQNRTSSDNGESQTMPKGSPKEPAEHTLSEFVSSFSASSDRSEDDARDEIKDTRKVPELNQSSNSVGRSAEGLGSSEWKPIEKELYLKGIEMFGRNSCLIARNLLSGLKTCMEVSCYMHEGGALTPNRSIVPPSSSMEDNGKADMEYTDHEMQVRSRLLRRRGKTRKFKYSWKSAGHPSIWKRIADGKNQSCKQYTPCGCQSMCGKQCPCLHNGTCCEKYCGCSKSCKNRFRGCHCAKSQCRSRQCPCFAAGRECDPDVCRNCWVSCGDGSLGEPPRRGDGQCGNMRLLLRQQQRILLAKSDIAGWGAFLKKPVNKNDYLGEYTGELISHREADKRGKIYDRANSSFLFDLNDQFVLDAYRKGDKLKFANHSSNPNCYAKVMLVAGDHRVGIFAKERIEASEELFYDYRYGPDQAPAWARKPESSKRDDSLFSQGRAKKHQSH
- the LOC122318333 gene encoding histone-lysine N-methyltransferase EZA1-like isoform X3, coding for MKLERHVSQVILVASKTEVSLTENGVGKMLSSRMERPFCKFNGSAQGFGDKDYINVHEVVLSTNIKLPPVERLPPYTTWIFLDRNQRMAEDQSVVGRRRIYYDQHGGEALVCSDSEDDITEREEEKHEFSEGEDRILWMAFQEHGLGEEVLNTLSQIIGGTTLEIQERYNTLKEKHHEKLDLNSNTSEEFGPDVGLSLDKSLSAALDSFDNLFCRRCMLFDCRLHGCSQALSYPTEKQSYWSEHEEDRIPCSSQCYLQLRAVKDMPESSTIDDFQRMEHTNSEERVGTPVNAEERGSHDNANVIQDEGCIFGKSTPVISEAVCSSEVAATISDVNVTAIDNQRMGKRNFMKNTDTALHDATLVSDDFQGSSKKQKMFSAPEVVTITSEAPPAQNRTSSDNGESQTMPKGSPKEPAEHTLSEFVSSFSASSDRSEDDARDEIKDTRKVPELNQSSNSVGRSAEGLGSSEWKPIEKELYLKGIEMFGRNSCLIARNLLSGLKTCMEVSCYMHEGGALTPNRSIVPPSSSMEDNGKADMEYTDHEMQVRSRLLRRRGKTRKFKYSWKSAGHPSIWKRIADGKNQSCKQYTPCGCQSMCGKQCPCLHNGTCCEKYCGCSKSCKNRFRGCHCAKSQCRSRQCPCFAAGRECDPDVCRNCWVSCGDGSLGEPPRRGDGQCGNMRLLLRQQQRILLAKSDIAGWGAFLKKPVNKNDYLGEYTGELISHREADKRGKIYDRANSSFLFDLNDQFVLDAYRKGDKLKFANHSSNPNCYAKVMLVAGDHRVGIFAKERIEASEELFYDYRYGPDQAPAWARKPESSKRDDSLFSQGRAKKHQSH